The following are encoded together in the Kwoniella europaea PYCC6329 chromosome 1, complete sequence genome:
- a CDS encoding argininosuccinate synthase, translating into MVASGEKKGKVILAYSGGLDTSCILLWLIEQGYEVVAYMADVGQEEDFEAARAKALKCGAVGFHLADLKREFVEELIYPAVQCNAIYENVYLLGTSLARPVIARGMIEAAVKEGCDYVSHGCTGKGNDQVRFELAFYGLAPNIKVIAPWRLPEFYERFAGRSALLEYAAKNGIPVTQTAAKPWSTDENLFHISYEAGILEDPNQTPPDDMWKLTTSPQKAPETPEQVHIEFSKGLPVKVTFPADKKEVTDAVDIFLTLNALARRHGVGRIDIVENRFIGVKSRGCYESPAATILRVAHMDLEGLTLDRNVRALRDQFITTQLSQILYNGFFFSPEREFVTAAIPASQKTVNGLVRLKLYKGNVIVEGRDADEGLYDAKFSSMDEMGGFEPTATSGFIEISSIRIKAWGRQNIKRGQGGVSPKDVYHRE; encoded by the exons ATGGTCGCTTCCGGTGAAAAGAAGGGCAAGGTTATCCTTGCCTACTCTGGTGGTCTTG ACACTTCATGTATCCTCCTCTGGCTGATTGAGCAAGGTTACGAAGTCGTGGCTTACATGGCTGATGTTGGTCAAGAAGAG GATTTCGAAGCTGCTCGAGCCAAAGCTCTCAAATGTGGTGCTGTTGGCTTCCACCTTGCTGACTTGAAGCGAGAATTCGTTGAGGAACTCATCTACC CTGCCGTTCAATGTAACGCCATCTACGAGAACGTCTACCTCCTCGGTACCTCCCTCGCTCGACCCGTCATCGCCCGAGGTATGATCGAGGCTGCTGTCAAGGAGGGATGTGACTACGTCTCTCACGGTTGTACCGGTAAGGGTAACGACCAAGTCCGATTTGAACTTGCCTTCTACGGTCTCGCACCCAACATCAAGGTCATTGCTCCTTGGCGATTACCTG AATTCTACGAGCGATTCGCCGGTCGATCAGCTCTTCTCGAATACGCTGCCAAGAACGGTATCCCAGTAACCCAGACTGCCGCTAAACCATGGTCAACTG ATGAAAACCTTTTCCACATCTCTTACGAAGCTGGTATCCTCGAAGACCCCAACCAAACTCCTCCCGATGACATGTGGAAGCTCACCACCTCTCCTCAGAAAGCCCCTGAAACCCCTGAACAAGTCCACATCGAATTCTCCAAAGGTCTCCCAGTGAAGGTCACTTTCCCTGCCGACAAGAAGGAAGTCACCGATGCCGTCGACATCTTCCTTACTCTCAATGCCCTTGCTCGACGACACGGTGTTGGACGAATCGATATCGTAGAGAACCGATTCATCGGTGTAAAATCTCGAGGTTGTTACGAGTCACCTGCCGCTACCATCCTCCGAGTAGCTCACATGGACTTGGAAGGTTTAACTTTGGATCGAAATGTCCGAGCTTTACGAGATCAGTTCATCACTACTCAACTCTCTCAAATCTTGTACAacggtttcttcttctcacccGAGAGAGAATTCGTCACTGCCGCTATCCCCGCTTCTCAGAAGACTGTCAACGGTTTGGTCCGATTGAAGTTGTACAAGGGTAACGTCATTGTAGAAGGACGAGATGCCGATGAGGGTCTATACGATGCCAAGTTCTCCTCGATGGACGAGATGGGTGGTTTCGAACCTACTGCTACCTCTGGATTCATCGAGATCTCAAGTATCCGAATCAAAGCTTGGGGACGACaaaa CATTAAACGAGGACAAGGTGGTGTTTCTCCCAAAGATGTTTACCACCGAGAGTAA